From a single Glycine soja cultivar W05 chromosome 19, ASM419377v2, whole genome shotgun sequence genomic region:
- the LOC114400345 gene encoding glucose-6-phosphate 1-dehydrogenase, cytoplasmic isoform-like: MGTSEWHIERRSSFGTESPLAREAGNVPETGSLSIVVLGASGDLAKKKTFPALFHLYRQGFLPADEVHIFGYARTKISDDELRNRLRGYLVPNKGASPQLLEDVEKFLQLIKYVSGSYDSEDGFRLLDKEISEHEYLKKSVEGLSRRLFYLALPPSVYPSVCKMIKTCCMNKSDLGGWTRVVVEKPFGKDLESAEELSTEIGKLFEEPQIYRIDHYLGKELVQNLLVLRFANRFFLPLWNRDNIDNVQIVFREDFGTDGRGGYFDQYGIIRDIIQNHLLQVLCLVAMEKPVSLRPEHIRDEKVKVLESVLPIRDDEVVLGQYEGYKDDPTVPDKSNTPTFATVILRIHNERWEGVPFILKAGKALNSRKAEIRVQFKDVPGDIFKCKKQGRNEFVIRLQPLEAMYMKLTVKQPGLEMSTVQSELDLSYGQRYQGVTIPEAYERLILDTIKGDQQHFVRRDELKASWQIFTPLLHRIDEGEFKPLPYKPGSRGPAEADQLLEKAGYVQTHGYIWIPPTL, translated from the exons ATGGGAACTAGTGAATGGCATATCGAGCGAAGATCTAGCTTCGGCACTGAATCCCCCTTAGCAAGAGAGGCAGGAAATGTGCCTGAAACTGGGTCACTCTCTATTGTTGTGCTTGGCGCTTCTGGGGATCTTGCTAAGAAGAAGACATTTCCTGCACTTTTCCATCTATACCGGCAG GGATTCTTACCAGCAGATGAAGTTCACATTTTTGGCTATGCAAGGACAAAAATATCTGATGATGAATTGAGAAACCGGTTGCGTGG CTATCTTGTTCCAAACAAAGGTGCTTCTCCCCAACTGTTGGAGGATGTAGAGAAGTTTTTACAGCTG aTCAAATATGTAAGTGGCTCTTATGATTCTGAGGATGGATTTCGCTTGTTGGATAAAGAGATTTCAGAGCATGAATATTTGAAAAAGAGTGTTGAGGGTTTATCTCGGAGGCTTTTCTATCTTGCTCTTCCACCTTCAGTATATCCATCTGTTTGCAAGATGATCAAGACTTGTTGCATGAATAAAT CTGATCTTGGTGGATGGACACGTGTTGTTGTCGAGAAGCCTTTTGGTAAGGATCTAGAATCTGCAGAGGAACTCAGTACTGAGATTGGAAAGTTGTTTGAGGAACCACAGATTTATCGTATTGATCACTACTTGGGAAAGGAACTAGTGCAGAACTTG TTGGTACTTCGCTTTGCAAATCGGTTTTTCTTGCCACTTTGGAACCGCGACAACATTGACAATGTACAG ATAGTTTTCAGAGAGGATTTTGGAACTGATGGCCGTGGTGGATATTTTGACCAATATGG AATTATTCGAGATATTATTCAAAACCATTTGCTGCAG GTTCTTTGCTTGGTTGCTATGGAAAAACCAGTTTCTCTCAGGCCTGAGCACATTCGGGATGAGAAAGTGAAG GTTCTTGAATCAGTGCTCCCTATTAGAGATGATGAGGTTGTTCTTGGACAATACGAAGGCTATAAAGATGACCCAACAGTACCTGACAAGTCAAACACCCCAACATTTGCAACTGTTATTCTGCGAATACACAATGAAAGATGGGAAG GTGTTCCGTTCATACTAAAAGCAGGGAAGGCACTAAATTCTAGAAAGGCAGAGATCAGGGTTCAATTCAAGGATGTCCCTGGTGATATTTTCAAGT gtAAAAAGCAGGGGAGAAATGAGTTTGTTATCCGCCTACAACCTTTAGAAGCTATGTACATGAAGCTTACG GTCAAGCAACCTGGACTGGAGATGTCAACAGTTCAAAGTGAGCTAGACTTGTCATATGGACAACGGTATCAAGGAGTAACCATTCCTGAGGCTTATGAACGCCTAATTCTTGACAC AATTAAAGGTGATCAGCAGCATTTTGTTCGCAGAGATGAGTTGAAG GCATCCTGGCAGATCTTCACCCCACTTTTGCACAGAATTGATGAAGGGGAATTCAAGCCACTCCCCTACAAACCAGGAAGCAGAGGTCCTGCAGAAGCAGATCAGTTACTTGAAAAAGCAGGCTATGTTCAAACACACGGCTACATATGGATCCCTCCTACCTTGTAG
- the LOC114398709 gene encoding uncharacterized protein LOC114398709, with the protein MRLGFLKCTTKHGVYIKGSNSTILTVVCLYVDDLLVTGNNETEIANFKGEMMREFEMTNLDLIYYFLGIEFKRTDEGVIMHQGRYARDVLKKFRMVDCNSVDTPTATGVNLVKDPNEEEVDVTLYRKMVGSLRCLCCTIPDLLYAVGLISRYMENPKLSHFRATKRIMRYVKGTLDYGILFPSAAKKCNVLGYSDSDWCGDKSDRKSTTGYVFFYGDAPISWSSKKEQVVALSSCEAEYIAAAMTACQAQWLDNIFGELKMKEKGTITLMVDNKSAINLAKQPVAHGRSKHIETRFHFLREQVTKGKLSVKYCPTIVDNKSAINLAKHPVAYGRSKHIETRFHFLREQVTKGKLSVKYCPTIVQVADIFTKPLKIYQFKELRSRLGVIEVQ; encoded by the coding sequence ATGAGGCTTGGATTCCTCAAATGTACAACTAAGCATGGTGTTTATATAAAGGGCAGCAATAGTACTATCTTGACTGTAGTGTGCTTGTATGTAGATGACTTGCTTGTGACAGGAAATAATGAGACTGAGATTGCCAACTTTAAAGGAGAGATGATGAGAGAATTCGAAATGACTAATTTGgaccttatttattattttcttggaATTGAATTCAAGAGAACTGATGAGGGAGTGATCATGCATCAAGGGAGGTATGCAAGAGATGTACTGAAGAAGTTCAGAATGGTTGACTGCAATTCTGTAGACACACCCACTGCCACTGGTGTGAACTTGGTGAAAGATCCTAATGAAGAAGAAGTAGATGTAACTTTGTATAGAAAAATGGTGGGCTCACTGAGGTGTCTTTGTTGTACCATACCTGACTTATTGTATGCTGTTGGCTTAATTAGTAGATATATGGAGAATCCTAAACTTTCTCACTTCCGTGCTACCAAGAGAATAATGAGGTATGTGAAAGGTACTCTCGATTATGGTATTCTGTTTCCCAGTGCTGCCAAAAAATGTAATGTTCTGGGATATAGTGATTCTGATTGGTGTGGAGATAAGAGTGATAGGAAGAGCACAACAGGTTATGTGTTCTTCTATGGTGATGCCCCAATCTCGTGGAGCTCAAAGAAGGAACAAGTGGTGGCTCTCTCCTCATGTGAGGCAGAATACATTGCAGCTGCTATGACAGCGTGTCAAGCTCAATGGcttgataatatttttggtgaactgaagatgaaggaaaagGGTACTATTACACTGATGGTGGACAACAAATCTGCCATCAATTTAGCTAAACAACCAGTTGCTCATGGGAGGAGCAAACACATTGAAACACGATTTCATTTCCTTAGAGAGCAAGTGACAAAAGGCAAGCTAAGCGTGAAGTATTGTCCAACTATTGTGGACAACAAATCTGCCATCAATTTAGCTAAACACCCAGTTGCTTATGGGAGGAGCAAACACATTGAAACACGATTTCATTTCCTTAGAGAGCAAGTGACAAAAGGTAAGCTAAGCGTGAAGTATTGTCCAACTATTGTGCAAGTAGCAGACATATTCACCAAACCATTGAAGATTTATCAGTTCAAAGAGTTAAGGAGCAGATTAGGAGTGATTGAAGTGCAGTGA